The Mustela nigripes isolate SB6536 chromosome 11, MUSNIG.SB6536, whole genome shotgun sequence genomic interval tgaacagagagcctgatgtggggctcgatcccagaaacccaagatcatgacttgagctgaaggcagaggcttaacccactgagccacttaggcgcccctcgtttgtttttttaaagatgtatttacttattagataatgagagaaagaaagtgtgagcagggggtggtgtgggccgagggagagagagagagagatagagaatcttaagcagactccctgttgatcACAGAGCTTGAgtcacaggacttgatcccaccacccatgagaacatgaactgagctaaaatcaagcgtcacttaaccaactgagccacctcggcaCCCCTAGTAAAGCTAAGTTttagctatcattattattacctgCTTTGGGATCTGAGTTTATCATGGTTTgcaattacatatttatttatgggaCAGTGATAATGCCTGATGTCTCCATTAAACTAAACACTCACAAGGTCAGGAGCCTTGCCCTCATGCATCGCACGCTAAATTTGTGTGGCTGGCTCTAGGCATCTCCTATCTCCAGGAGTACATAGGATCACCTTGATTTCCTttcattagagagagaaaaacccaATCTGACCTGAAgtatctatgtgtgtatataggaGACCAGGGAACTAGCCATAAAAATGTGGGACCATGGGCTCTACGCCCTGCAGCACTTTTTTTCAGTGAATCAAGAATTTAATCATGAAACCAAGGCAATTTCAATAAGGTAGTGAAGTCCATATAACATAAAGATTTTCTAGAATTACAGGACAAAAAGCTCTATCGGCAACCGATAAGTACAATCATCCTAAAGAGATCTGATACATCATCATCCTTCCATCATACGATTTTCAAAGCTGCTCTACAACCATTGAAACGGTTAATTATCTGGTAAAAATGGGTTTCTCCATCTCTGTGACACTAGCCAGCAGGCTATTACAGTAGTCAGTTGTTTTCGTGGTGACAAGAATGGTTGCACCTTCCTCCATAGCTGGGAGTGGAAAGAAATGGTCAGAATCAACCTTTGATTCAGAATTGACACAGTCTTCACAGGTGCATTCTTCCACTGTATACTCCAGGCCCCTCGAGAGAACTTCCTCGCCATTCCTGCTAGCACGGCCCTCCTCCTGGTCAGCATTCTCCTTGTTCTGGAGAGCCATGCCTGGTCATACAGAAACACAACCATTAACCTCAACTTGCAGGTGGTGAGGTCCTTACAGTCATAGCAGTACACATTAGGGCTCCGAGAGAccagggttggtggggggggggggggggctcttcctacaaaacaaatgagtatgtCACCCACAGGCAGACCACAGGCCACACTGGATTTGAAGATAGACTTTGTTTAGGCCCCTACAGTGTTTTTAAGTGTTTGCTTACATGTTTTATGTTGGCccgcattttttaaaaaaatcaagagattt includes:
- the TNFRSF17 gene encoding tumor necrosis factor receptor superfamily member 17, whose product is MAQQCIQNEYFDRLLTACKPCHLRCSNTPPPPCQHYCDAMKGTNAVLWTCLGLSLIVSLTVFVLMFLLRKMNSEPSKDERKNTGMALQNKENADQEEGRASRNGEEVLSRGLEYTVEECTCEDCVNSESKVDSDHFFPLPAMEEGATILVTTKTTDYCNSLLASVTEMEKPIFTR